The Pseudomonas multiresinivorans DNA window TGCCGTGCTGCTGCTCGCCCTTGTCGTCTACCTGCTGCTGCGCCTGCTCGGCCCGAGCCGTGAGCAGAGCACGGACGACGCCTACATCCACGCGGACTTCACCCTGGTGGCGCCGAAAGTCGCCGGCTTCATCGAGGAAGTGCTGGTGGAAGACAACCAGTCGGTGAAGGCCGGGCAGGTCCTGGCGCGCATCGACGCCCGCGACTACCGCGCCGCGCTGGATGCCGCCGAAGCCGACGTGCTGGCCGCCGAGGCGCGTCATCACCACGTCGCCGCCGACCTCGAACGCCAGCAGGCAGTGATCGCCCAGTCCGCCGCCCAGGTGCAAGCCGACCAGGCCGCGCTGACCTTCGCCACACAGGAACTCAACCGCTACCAGCACCTCGCCACTCAGGGCGCCGGCACCTTGCAGAACGCCCAGCAGGCGCGCTCGCACGTCGACTCGGCGAAGGCCGTGCTGGACAAGAACAAGGCCGCCGCCCTCGCCGCTCGCAAGCAACTCGACGTACTACTGGCGCAGCAGGCCGAAGCCCTCGGCGCGCTGAAGCGCGGGCAGGCGCAGTTGCAGCAGGCGCAACTCAACCTGTCGTACACCGAAATCCGCGCCCCCTTCGACGGCATGGTCGGCCGCCGCGCCGTGCGCGTGGGCGCCTACACCACGCCGGGCAATGCATTGCTGGCGGTGGTGCCGCTGCAGGACGCCTATGTGGTCGGCAACTTCCAGGAAACCCAGCTCACCGACGTGCAGCCCGGCCAGATGGTCGAGATCAGCATCGACACCTTTCCTGGCGAGAAACTGCGCGGCCACGTCGACAGCATCGCCCCGGCCACCGGCCTGAGCTTCGCGCCCATCGCCCCGGACAACGCCACGGGCAACTTCACCAAGATCGTCCAGCGCATCCCGGTGAAGATCGTCCTCGACGCCGACCAGCCGCTGCGCGACAGGCTGCGCGTAGGCATGTCGGTGATTGCGCGGATCGACACCGGCAAACACGCCGACGGTGAGCAGAAGGTGGCCGTGCAATGATCGCCGCCCGCACGCCTCTGTTTCTGGCCCTGCTCGCGCTCGGCGCCTGCAGTGTGGGCCCGGATTTCCAACGCCCGAAAGATGCCGACTCGGTGGGCTGGACCGCCCAGCGCGGCAACACGCCGAGCCGGACGCTCAACGCCCCGCTGGAAGCGCAGTGGTGGACCCTGTTGGGCGACCCGCAACTGGATGACCTGCAACGCCGCGTAGCGAATGCCAACCTCGACCTGCGCGAAGCCGATGCACGCCTGCAGCAGAGCCGGGCGATCCGCCAGGCACTAGGCGGCGATGCCGTGCCCAACGTCGGCGCGGACCTGGGCTACCAGCGCAAGCGCAACAGCGAGGTCGGCCTGAGCGACCCGTCCGGCAAAGCGGGCAAGGACAACTTCAACCAGCTCGATGGCGGCTTCGATCTGTCCTGGGAGCTGGACTTCTGGGGCCGAGTGCGCCGCGAGCTGGAGGCCGCCGACGCCAACGTGCAGGCGACGGAGGAAAGCCGCCGCGACGTGCTGGTCTCGGTCCTCGCCGAAACTGCGCGCAACTACCTGCAACTGCGCACCGAGCAGGATCTGGAAGCGATCATCCGCAGCAACCTCGAGATCGCCCAGCGCAGCCTGGACCTCACTCGCATGCGCCGTGCCGACGGCGTCGCCACCGAGTTGGACGTGGCCGAAGCGCTGACCCAGGTGGCCAGCATCGAAGCTCGCCTGCCCGACAGCC harbors:
- a CDS encoding HlyD family secretion protein, with the translated sequence MSKLSSRRGSLALVAVLLLALVVYLLLRLLGPSREQSTDDAYIHADFTLVAPKVAGFIEEVLVEDNQSVKAGQVLARIDARDYRAALDAAEADVLAAEARHHHVAADLERQQAVIAQSAAQVQADQAALTFATQELNRYQHLATQGAGTLQNAQQARSHVDSAKAVLDKNKAAALAARKQLDVLLAQQAEALGALKRGQAQLQQAQLNLSYTEIRAPFDGMVGRRAVRVGAYTTPGNALLAVVPLQDAYVVGNFQETQLTDVQPGQMVEISIDTFPGEKLRGHVDSIAPATGLSFAPIAPDNATGNFTKIVQRIPVKIVLDADQPLRDRLRVGMSVIARIDTGKHADGEQKVAVQ
- a CDS encoding efflux transporter outer membrane subunit, producing the protein MIAARTPLFLALLALGACSVGPDFQRPKDADSVGWTAQRGNTPSRTLNAPLEAQWWTLLGDPQLDDLQRRVANANLDLREADARLQQSRAIRQALGGDAVPNVGADLGYQRKRNSEVGLSDPSGKAGKDNFNQLDGGFDLSWELDFWGRVRRELEAADANVQATEESRRDVLVSVLAETARNYLQLRTEQDLEAIIRSNLEIAQRSLDLTRMRRADGVATELDVAEALTQVASIEARLPDSQKRQARLINALGYLLGEAPGALQAELAQAKPVPQPPRGVPVGLPSELAQRRPDIRRAEATLHAATASIGVAKADFYPRISLNGSFGFQALQLSNFGDWNSRAFGIGPSLSLPIFEGGRLKGMLALREAQQQESAIAYRRTVLNAWREVDDALTDYAADQRRLASLDTAAEHGRTALANAREQYKAGAVDFLNVLSAQRELLATEEQQVRGREAVATTLVLLYKSLGGGWQQAEESAQNL